Proteins encoded by one window of Nicotiana tabacum cultivar K326 chromosome 10, ASM71507v2, whole genome shotgun sequence:
- the LOC107787788 gene encoding lectin-domain containing receptor kinase VI.3, which yields MDKPYCLVIILVFFCTILVRAQSFDFLYHGFNKSDVMTDGVAYINPSGALKLTNRSYHVIGHAFHPKPIPIFNSSTNSTAKNASSFSTNFVFAIVPLKNTPGGFGFAFTLSPSPSFPGAQGNHFLGVFNSKNDGNDTNHIFMVEFDTVNGRNEGVDKDGNHIGININGMRSIASDSADYHINNTSETEQVYLQGGEPIQAWIDYDGVKKVVNVTVAPISILKPIQPLISESIDLSPVMKETMYAGFSAATGDKASSHYILGWSFRLNGAADPLNPSELPTAPPEMVTSYKNSHLKKALIAAFSSTVFLIIVASVIVYIRRRMVQHEVLEDWELDCPHRFKYRDLYKAAGGFKVSELIGVGGFGAVYKGILPTNGAEVAVKRIASNSLQGMREFAAEIESLGRLRHKHLVNLQGWCKTKNDLLLVYDYVPNGSLDSLLYRPKNDIVLAWDRRFNIIKGIAAGLLYLHEEWEQVVIHRDVKSSNVLIDGEMNGKLGDFGLARLYDHGKNSHTTNVVGTIGYLAPELSRTGKASTSTDVYAYGVLLLEVASGRPPIIYEPGQGALVLADWVIECLQLGNILDAVDPKLNSAYVDKEVKMVLGLGLLCSHPRPEARPTMRQVMRYLNGDESLQISEQLSSVGSGRVDEITSKFLEVFASDTINISRRTFSIGQMSSSSLNAGR from the coding sequence ATGGACAAGCCCTATTGCCTAGTTATTATTCTTGTATTCTTTTGCACTATTCTTGTAAGAGCTcaatcttttgattttctttaccATGGATTCAATAAGTCAGATGTCATGACTGATGGAGTTGCATATATCAATCCTAGTGGTGCACTTAAGCTTACTAATAGATCATACCATGTTATAGGCCATGCTTTCCATCCCAAACCTATACCAATTTTCAACTCTAGTACTAATTCCACTGCTAAAAATGCTTCTTCATTTAGTACAAACTTCGTCTTCGCCATTGTCCCTCTTAAGAACACTCCAGGTGGCTTTGGCTTTGCTTTCACCTTATCTCCATCCCCGAGTTTTCCTGGTGCTCAAGGCAATCACTTTCTTGGAGTCTTCAATTCAAAGAATGATGGCAATGATACTAACCACATCTTTATGGTTGAATTTGACACTGTGAATGGTCGCAATGAAGGTGTGGACAAAGATGGCAACCACATTGGAATCAACATCAATGGCATGAGGTCTATCGCATCAGACTCAGCCGATTACCATATTAATAATACTTCTGAAACAGAACAGGTATATCTACAAGGTGGAGAACCGATTCAGGCTTGGATAGATTACGATGGAGTAAAGAAAGTGGTAAATGTAACTGTGGCTCCAATATCAATTCTAAAGCCAATTCAACCTCTAATCTCTGAGTCCATAGACTTGTCCCCAGTGATGAAGGAAACTATGTATGCTGGTTTCTCAGCAGCCACAGGAGATAAAGCAAGCTCTCATTACATCTTGGGTTGGAGTTTTCGGTTGAATGGAGCTGCTGATCCATTAAATCCCTCTGAGCTACCTACTGCCCCACCTGAAATGGTAACATCCTACAAGAATTCCCATCTTAAAAAGGCCTTGATCGCAGCATTTTCCTCCACGGTTTTCCTGATCATTGTGGCATCAGTAATTGTTTATATCCGCAGAAGAATGGTGCAACATGAAGTTCTAGAAGACTGGGAGCTGGATTGTCCTCACAGGTTTAAATACAGAGATCTTTACAAGGCAGCCGGGGGATTCAAGGTCAGTGAACTAATTGGAGTTGGAGGCTTTGGTGCTGTTTATAAGGGTATTTTGCCTACTAATGGAGCTGAGGTTGCGGTGAAGAGGATAGCAAGcaattctcttcaaggaatgagAGAATTTGCAGCGGAGATTGAAAGCTTAGGCAGGTTAAGGCACAAACACTTGGTCAACCTTCAAGGCTGGTGTAAGACAAAGAATGATCTTCTCCTAGTGTATGACTATGTCCCAAATGGAAGTCTTGATTCGTTACTTTATAGACCGAAAAATGACATTGTTCTAGCATGGGACCGGAGATTTAACATCATCAAAGGGATTGCTGCAGGGCTTCTTTACTTGCACGAAGAATGGGAGCAAGTGGTAATACATCGAGACGTGAAGAGCAGTAACGTCCTTATTGATGGTGAAATGAATGGTAAATTAGGGGATTTTGGGCTTGCAAGATTATATGATCATGGCAAGAATTCACACACTACAAATGTCGTAGGAACAATAGGCTACCTTGCACCCGAATTATCACGAACAGGGAAGGCCTCAACGAGCACAGATGTTTATGCATATGGTGTACTACTTCTTGAAGTAGCTAGTGGAAGACCACCTATTATATATGAACCCGGGCAAGGAGCTCTGGTACTAGCAGATTGGGTTATAGAATGTCTTCAACTAGGTAATATTCTTGATGCAGTTGATCCTAAGTTGAATTCTGCCTATGTCGATAAAGAGGTGAAAATGGTTTTGGGACTTGGGCTTCTTTGTTCTCATCCAAGACCAGAAGCTAGGCCAACCATGAGACAAGTAATGAGGTACCTCAATGGAGATGAATCGCTTCAAATCTCTGAGCAATTGAGCTCTGTTGGATCGGGCAGGGTTGATGAAATCACGTCCAAGTTCTTAGAAGTGTTTGCTAGTGATACAATCAATATATCACGCCGTACATTTTCCATCGGACAGATGTCATCTAGTTCCCTAAATGCTGGTAGATAG
- the LOC107816465 gene encoding importin subunit beta-1-like, with protein MALEITQFLLAAQSADAKIRTEAEANLSLFREQNLPGFLLSLAVELSTDVKPTESRRLAGIVLKNSLDAKETVRKQQLVQQWLVIESSYKSQIKSLLLSCLGSSVREASHTAAQVIAKIASIEVPQKQWPELVGSLLINMTQHGRPASLKQATLETLGYVCEEISHHDLVQDEVNSVLTAVVQGMNVEEESPEVRLAAARALYNALDFAQTNFDNEMERNYIMKVICEAATAKERQIRQAALECLVSIASTYYELLEPYMQTLFELTAKAVKEDEEAVALQAIEFWSSICDEEIELQDYEVPDSGDSSVQHSHFIEKALEVLVPMLLETLLKQDEEQDQDDEIWNLAMAGGTCLGLVARTVGDSVVPLVMPFVEANIMKSDWRSREAAIYAFGSILEGPSIEKLSPMVHAGLKHLLDAMKDNNEHIRDTTAWTLSRIFELLHAPASGFSVVSPDNLQQVVEVLLESLKDVPHVAEKVCGAIYFLSQGYEDAGPSSFLLTPFVTQIIGSLISTADRTDSSGSKLRTTAYETLNEVVRCSNLIETSQIIKHLCPVIMTKLAQTVELQILSTDDREKQGDLQASLCGVLQVIIQKLSNSDETKSIIVQVADQIMMLFLKVFACRSSTVHEEAMLAIGALAYATGSDFLKYMPEFYKYLEMGLQNFEEYQVCSISVGVVGDICRALDDKILPYCDGIMTHLLKDLSSGELNKSVKPPIFSCLGDIALAIGEHFEKYLQYALPMMQTASEVCAQLDNSDDEMLEYGNQLRRSIFEAYSGILQGFKNSKANLMLPYAPHLLQFIELVAKDRPRDESVTKAAVAVLGDLADALGSNAKTIFKDPAFCTQLLGECLQSDDEQLKETATWTQGMIGRAFSVCG; from the exons ATGGCTCTTGAGATCACTCAGTTTCTATTGGCTGCTCAATCAGCGGATGCCAAGATTCGAACTGAGGCAGAGGCTAACCTTAGTCTGTTCCGAGAGCAAAACCTACCGGGATTTCTTCTTTCACTGGCTGTTGAGCTCTCAACTGATGTAAAACCCACTGAATCCCGGAGGCTGGCAGGTATTGTGCTGAAGAACTCTTTGGATGCTAAAGAAACTGTCAGGAAACAACAGCTTGTTCAACAATGGCTGGTAATTGAATCATCTTATAAGTCCCAAATTAAAAGCTTGCTTCTGAGCTGCCTTGGATCGTCTGTACGCGAGGCAAGTCACACTGCTGCCCAAGTGATTGCTAAAATAGCTTCCATCGAAGTTCCTCAGAAACAATGGCCAGAGCTTGTTGGTTCTTTGCTTATTAATATGACTCAACATGGAAGGCCTGCATCCCTTAAACAGGCCACATTAGAAACACTTGGTTATGTGTGTGAGGAGATATCTCACCACGATCTTGTCCAAGATGAAGTAAACTCTGTCCTCACTGCTGTTGTGCAAGGTATGAATGTTGAGGAGGAAAGCCCTGAAGTCAGACTTGCTGCAGCAAGAGCTTTGTATAATGCTCTTGATTTTGCTCAGACGAACTTTGATAATGAGATGGAGAGAAATTATATTATGAAGGTCATCTGTGAGGCAGCCACAGCAAAGGAGAGACAGATAAGACAAGCAGCTTTAGAATGTCTTGTTTCTATTGCGTCAACATATTACGAGTTGCTTGAACCTTACATGCAGACTCTGTTCGAGTTGACAGCTAAAGCAGTAAAAGAAGATGAGGAAGCTGTAGCCCTTCAAGCAATTGAATTCTGGAGTTCTATCTGTGATGAAGAGATAGAACTTCAAGATTATGAGGTCCCTGACAGTGGGGATTCCAGTGTGCAACATTCCCATTTCATTGAGAAGGCTCTCGAAGTATTAGTTCCAATGCTGTTGGAAACATTATTGAAACAGGATGAGGAACAGGACCAGGATGATGAAATCTGGAATCTGGCTATGGCTGGTGGAACATGTCTTGGTCTTGTTGCCAGAACTGTTGGAGATTCTGTTGTTCCCCTTGTAATGCCTTTTGTGGAGGCTAACATAATGAAATCGGATTGGCGCTCCCGCGAGGCTGCCATATATGCATTTGGCTCAATACTTGAAGGCCCGAGCATTGAGAAGCTATCTCCCATGGTCCATGCTGGATTAAAGCATCTGCTTGATGCGATGAAGGATAACAATGAGCACATAAGAGATACCACAGCATGGACTCTTAGCCGTATCTTTGAGTTGCTGCATGCTCCAGCTTCTGGATTTTCAGTGGTTTCACCAGACAATCTTCAACAGGTTGTGGAAGTGCTGTTAGAGAGTTTAAAAGATGTCCCTCATGTTGCTGAGAAAGTTTGTGGGGCTATCTATTTTCTCTCTCAAGGATATGAGGATGCTGGTCCAAGCTCGTTTCTGCTGACACCATTTGTAACTCAGATTATTGGTTCTCTTATTTCAACGGCTGATCGAACAGACAGCAGTGGTTCTAAGCTCAGAACCACGGCATATGAAACCTTGAATGAAGTTGTTAGGTGCTCCAATCTTATTGAAACATCTCAGATCATTAAACATCTTTGCCCTGTTATCATGACCAAGTTGGCACAAACTGTTGAGCTTCAGATTTTATCCACTGATGATAGAGAAAAACAGGGAGATCTACAGGCTTCCCTATGTGGTGTTCTCCAGGTTATTATTCAGAAGCTAAGTAATTCTGATGAAACCAAGTCTATAATAGTCCAAGTTGCCGACCAGATCATGATGTTGTTCTTAAAGGTTTTTGCCTGTCGTAGCTCAACTGTCCATGAAGAGGCGATGCTTGCTATTGGAGCTCTGGCCTACGCAACTGGATCAGACTTCTTGAAGTATATGCCGGAGTTTTACAAGTATCTGGAGATGGGCTTGCAGAATTTCGAAGAGTACCAGGTCTGTTCCATCTCTGTGGGGGTGGTTGGTGATATTTGCCGTGCATTGGACGACAAGATCTTGCCCTACTGTGATGGGATCATGACACATCTTCTCAAGGATCTGTCTAGTGGTGAACTTAATAAATCTGTAAAGCCTCCCATATTCTCCTGCCTTGGGGATATTGCGCTTGCCATAGGCGAACATTTTGAGAAGTACCTTCAATACGCATTGCCTATGATGCAAACTGCTTCTGAAGTATGTGCACAACTAGACAATAGTGATGATGAAATGCTAGAGTATGGCAATCAGCTCAGGCGCAGTATCTTTGAAGCATACTCTGGAATTCTTCAGGGATTTAAGAATTCCAAGGCCAACTTGATGTTACCCTACGCTCCTCATCTCTTGCAGTTCATTGAACTGGTTGCGAAAGACAGACCAAG AGACGAGAGCGTAACAAAAGCAGCAGTAGCTGTGTTGGGAGATCTAGCTGATGCACTTGGTTCCAATGCAAAGACCATATTCAAAGATCCTGCATTTTGCACACAGCTGTTGGGCGAGTGTCTTCAATCTGATGATGAACAGCTGAAAGAAACAGCAACATGGACACAAGGAATGATTGGGCGTGCCTTCTCTGTTTGTGGGTGA